One genomic segment of Alphaproteobacteria bacterium HT1-32 includes these proteins:
- the rsmD gene encoding 16S rRNA (guanine(966)-N(2))-methyltransferase RsmD, with product MRIVGGKYRGKVLEAPASDATRPTSDRAREGLFNILEHGIPGFRLPEAHVADVFAGSGALGIEALSRGAASLVLIENDPTAKRCIRTNLNSLKTEDQDNCRILSANALSLPLAQRKMDLVMMDPPYHSELATPALQALAKAGWLHPETLIVIETAKGDPDPEIDGFAIIKDRSYGIARFLFLQQA from the coding sequence GTGAGAATAGTCGGCGGAAAATATCGGGGGAAAGTTCTGGAAGCCCCAGCAAGTGATGCAACCCGACCAACGTCGGACCGGGCACGCGAAGGGCTTTTCAATATTCTGGAGCACGGCATTCCGGGTTTCAGATTGCCGGAAGCTCATGTCGCTGATGTCTTTGCCGGCTCCGGCGCATTGGGCATTGAGGCACTGTCCCGTGGTGCCGCCAGTCTGGTCCTGATCGAGAACGACCCGACGGCGAAACGCTGTATCCGGACCAATCTGAACAGCCTGAAAACCGAGGATCAGGACAACTGCCGGATTCTGTCAGCCAACGCCTTGTCCCTGCCACTGGCGCAGCGGAAGATGGACCTAGTGATGATGGACCCGCCCTATCACAGCGAACTGGCCACACCGGCCCTTCAGGCTCTCGCGAAGGCCGGATGGCTGCACCCCGAAACCCTGATCGTCATCGAGACCGCCAAAGGCGACCCGGACCCGGAGATTGACGGATTCGCGATAATCAAGGACCGCTCCTACGGGATCGCACGCTTTCTGTTCCTGCAACAGGCTTAG
- a CDS encoding peptidoglycan DD-metalloendopeptidase family protein yields MPAVASAAERLVLNGPMIQGALLMGRTLPGTDLQLSGKAVSVSPDGVFTIGFDRDAPKRWELMAVYPDGMRETRQIDIAPRAYNIQKIDGLPDTMVTPPKDVIDRIKAENAEVAAARSGNRPETWFANGFVWPALGPISGVYGSQRILNGKPRRPHYGVDVAAPEGTLITAPAEGVVTLAHPDMYYTGGTVILDHGHGVSSAFLHMKNLKVKVGDHLKQGDPIADLSSTGRATGPHLDWRINWFNVRIDPVLVAGEMPKPPTQ; encoded by the coding sequence ATGCCTGCTGTGGCCTCCGCCGCGGAGCGTCTGGTGCTGAATGGCCCGATGATACAGGGTGCGCTGCTGATGGGGCGGACGCTGCCGGGAACGGACCTGCAACTGAGTGGCAAGGCGGTGAGTGTCAGCCCGGACGGCGTGTTTACCATCGGCTTTGACCGGGATGCGCCAAAGCGATGGGAACTGATGGCTGTTTATCCCGATGGCATGCGCGAGACACGGCAGATCGATATTGCCCCGCGCGCCTATAATATCCAGAAAATCGACGGATTGCCGGATACAATGGTGACGCCGCCGAAGGACGTGATCGATCGCATCAAAGCAGAGAATGCAGAAGTCGCGGCTGCCCGCTCCGGGAACAGACCGGAGACATGGTTTGCCAATGGCTTTGTCTGGCCTGCACTGGGACCGATTTCCGGCGTTTATGGCAGCCAGCGTATTCTGAATGGCAAACCCCGGCGACCGCATTATGGCGTGGATGTTGCGGCACCAGAAGGCACCCTGATTACGGCACCGGCGGAAGGGGTGGTCACTCTGGCACATCCCGATATGTACTATACTGGCGGCACGGTCATCCTTGACCATGGACATGGAGTATCCTCGGCCTTTCTGCATATGAAAAATCTGAAAGTGAAGGTTGGTGATCACCTGAAACAGGGCGACCCGATTGCAGATCTCAGCTCAACCGGGCGCGCCACCGGCCCGCATCTGGACTGGCGTATCAACTGGTTCAATGTCCGTATTGACCCGGTACTTGTAGCAGGTGAGATGCCGAAGCCACCCACGCAAT
- a CDS encoding tetratricopeptide repeat protein, giving the protein MAEERRQGDRPRRKFAEVLADFHAGKFAAVHAELKEILEHAPDHHPALHLYGVMQLRQGNIDTAIKAIERAVVLEPSAADYYMNLAAAWKARQDLQKSLWCYRRAIRVRPELAEAHHGAGMILASLGDMDRARINLTTAVRLKGNWPRGHNDLANLLARQGRLDEAAKHYAKAAELAPDNPYPLINLGNALLVDGRADEAEAPLLKAIELLPSSPEAHFNLGNVFLKTKRFDKALARYTKALELRPNFPEAYENIGRLLEAIGKKEESAECFSRAKRLREGKAA; this is encoded by the coding sequence ATGGCCGAGGAACGACGACAGGGTGATCGCCCGCGCAGGAAATTTGCGGAAGTTCTGGCAGACTTTCACGCGGGCAAGTTTGCGGCGGTACATGCCGAACTGAAGGAAATTCTTGAGCATGCGCCGGACCATCATCCGGCATTGCATCTCTACGGTGTCATGCAGCTGCGACAGGGTAATATTGATACGGCCATCAAGGCGATAGAGCGGGCTGTCGTTCTGGAGCCTTCAGCGGCTGATTATTACATGAATCTGGCTGCTGCCTGGAAAGCCCGGCAGGACTTACAGAAATCGCTCTGGTGTTATCGCAGGGCGATACGGGTGCGTCCGGAACTGGCGGAGGCCCATCACGGGGCCGGTATGATACTGGCCAGTTTAGGTGACATGGATCGCGCCCGGATAAACCTGACGACGGCGGTTCGTCTGAAAGGCAACTGGCCACGGGGGCATAATGATCTGGCGAATCTTCTGGCCCGTCAGGGACGGCTTGATGAAGCTGCAAAACATTATGCGAAAGCAGCGGAACTGGCGCCGGACAATCCTTATCCACTGATCAATCTGGGTAATGCGTTGCTGGTCGACGGACGGGCAGACGAAGCCGAAGCACCCTTGCTGAAAGCTATCGAGCTGCTGCCCTCGTCACCGGAAGCCCACTTCAATCTCGGGAATGTGTTTCTGAAGACCAAGCGGTTCGACAAGGCACTGGCGCGTTATACGAAAGCTCTGGAATTGAGGCCGAACTTTCCGGAAGCCTATGAAAATATCGGTCGCCTGCTTGAGGCGATCGGAAAGAAGGAAGAATCGGCAGAATGTTTCAGCCGGGCCAAACGCCTGCGTGAAGGTAAAGCGGCCTAA
- a CDS encoding exodeoxyribonuclease VII large subunit has translation MSESTDIQHNQQPFSVSELSSALKRTVEGAFSHVRVRGEISGFMRARSGHLYFGLKDADAVLDSVCFKGRAQNLRLDPEDGMEVICTGRLSTFAGRSKYQIIIESIELAGEGALLKMLEERRKRLTAEGLFAAERKKPIPYLPDVIGVVTSPTGAVIRDILHRLRDRFPRHVLVWPVLVQGETAAAQVAAAIEGFNAIAPGGPVPRPDLLIVARGGGSLEDLWAFNEEIVVRAAAASEIPLISAVGHETDTTLIDYASDLRAPTPTGAAEKAVPVRVDLLAHVGEGGLRMQQSVFRGLADRRERITGLARGLPRADQLLDVARQRFDDRSERYAQAIRGYLADRKAKVAGVHVATPDEQIARRRDGLSGLAKALKQSAEVILRTERRRKADAIQRYTPELITRRTRQQQDRVSELGERLAATANGLLVRPGERLEALESRLDAASMESVLRRGYAIVRGDNSVPVTSPKGIKSGQGLTVQFAGDETLTVVASQSVAKAPARPKKPAGNDDQEDLFS, from the coding sequence ATGTCTGAATCGACTGACATCCAGCATAATCAGCAACCGTTTTCGGTGAGTGAGCTTTCGTCGGCACTGAAGCGTACCGTAGAAGGTGCGTTCAGCCATGTCCGGGTACGGGGCGAGATTTCCGGTTTTATGCGGGCCCGTTCGGGGCATCTTTATTTCGGCCTGAAAGATGCTGATGCCGTCCTTGATTCGGTTTGCTTCAAGGGACGCGCTCAAAACCTGCGCCTCGACCCTGAAGACGGGATGGAAGTTATCTGCACGGGGCGACTGAGCACCTTCGCCGGCCGGTCGAAATATCAGATTATCATTGAAAGCATCGAGCTTGCGGGTGAAGGCGCCCTGCTGAAGATGCTGGAAGAGCGCCGCAAGCGACTGACAGCGGAAGGTCTGTTTGCCGCAGAGCGGAAGAAACCAATTCCTTACCTGCCGGATGTGATCGGGGTTGTGACTTCGCCGACCGGTGCAGTTATTCGCGATATCCTGCACCGTCTGCGTGACCGTTTCCCGCGTCATGTGCTGGTCTGGCCTGTGCTGGTGCAGGGTGAAACAGCGGCGGCCCAGGTTGCTGCCGCTATTGAAGGATTTAACGCCATTGCACCGGGTGGGCCTGTGCCCCGCCCTGACCTGCTGATTGTCGCGCGTGGTGGCGGCAGTCTGGAGGATTTGTGGGCGTTCAACGAGGAGATCGTCGTCCGCGCGGCCGCAGCCAGCGAGATACCGCTTATTTCCGCTGTCGGCCATGAAACCGACACAACGCTGATTGATTATGCTTCTGACCTGCGGGCACCGACACCGACAGGGGCTGCTGAGAAGGCGGTGCCGGTGAGGGTGGACCTGCTGGCCCATGTCGGGGAGGGCGGCTTGCGTATGCAACAGTCAGTCTTCCGGGGGCTCGCAGACCGCCGGGAGAGGATTACCGGCCTTGCACGGGGACTACCACGCGCGGATCAGCTACTTGATGTGGCACGCCAGCGGTTTGATGATCGTAGTGAACGATATGCTCAGGCGATCCGGGGATATCTGGCGGATCGAAAGGCAAAGGTTGCCGGTGTGCATGTGGCAACACCGGATGAACAGATTGCCCGGCGCAGGGACGGCCTTTCTGGTCTGGCCAAGGCGCTCAAACAGTCCGCAGAGGTGATTTTGCGGACAGAGAGACGTCGTAAGGCAGACGCCATTCAGCGCTATACGCCAGAGCTCATCACCCGGCGGACGCGACAGCAACAGGACCGGGTCAGCGAACTGGGTGAACGACTGGCGGCAACAGCAAATGGTTTGCTGGTTCGCCCCGGTGAGCGGTTAGAGGCGCTGGAATCGCGGCTGGATGCGGCCTCCATGGAGAGTGTTCTGCGCCGGGGATATGCGATTGTACGGGGAGACAATTCCGTGCCGGTTACCTCCCCGAAGGGAATCAAAAGCGGGCAGGGTCTTACCGTACAGTTTGCCGGAGATGAGACGTTAACAGTTGTTGCCAGCCAGTCCGTGGCGAAGGCACCGGCAAGGCCTAAAAAGCCGGCTGGAAATGATGATCAGGAGGATCTGTTCAGTTGA
- a CDS encoding nucleoside deaminase, with protein MNAALAKARSAAASDEVPVGAVIVDPQTGRLLAAGGNLVETTSDPTAHAEIVAIRSACAALGKPRLDGYDLYVTLEPCAMCAQAIAHARLRRLYFGAYDPKGGGVEHGARVFDRPTCHHRPEVYGGIREAEASELLRDFFRSRRD; from the coding sequence ATGAATGCAGCACTGGCGAAAGCCAGGTCTGCTGCGGCGTCTGATGAAGTGCCGGTGGGGGCTGTGATCGTTGATCCGCAGACGGGCAGGTTACTGGCAGCGGGGGGTAATCTGGTTGAAACAACCAGTGACCCGACGGCGCATGCTGAAATCGTGGCGATCAGAAGCGCCTGTGCTGCCCTCGGAAAGCCTCGTCTTGATGGCTATGATCTCTATGTGACACTGGAACCCTGTGCCATGTGCGCGCAGGCAATTGCGCATGCCCGGCTGCGTCGTCTGTATTTCGGTGCCTATGACCCGAAAGGCGGTGGCGTTGAGCATGGGGCGCGGGTATTTGACCGGCCGACCTGCCATCACCGTCCGGAAGTCTATGGCGGCATCCGGGAGGCCGAAGCGTCAGAGCTGCTTCGCGATTTCTTCAGGTCGCGGCGCGACTGA
- the mutL gene encoding DNA mismatch repair endonuclease MutL: MTIRLLPPDLVNRIAAGEVIERPASAVKELVENAVDAGAHQIDVVMTDGGRGMISVTDDGCGMSHDELLLAIERHATSKMPEEDLWHISTLGFRGEALPSIASVSRMTITSRASGSNEAWMLAIAAGEITPPAPASIAAGTRIEVRDLFFRTPARLKFLKQARTEQNYAVDALQRLAMAHPEVGFTLSDGQRQVLKLPRIENLLTGAGEDTRLDRLAAVMGREFADNALPIQAEREGIRLSGYAGLPTLNRGNARQQFLFVNGRPVNDRLLHGAVRGAYRDFLAHDRHPQVALFVDLPHEQVDVNVHPTKAEVRFRDPGLVRGLIVSGLKHALAEAGHRSSTTTGLAALGKAVPEGGHQLPFQGGGGGYGHGASWPGRAVVDRAFAMQAPAGGGMAEPQSGFAPAARAYEPAPVVNGEDAAARVSYPLGAARGQLHETYIISQTVDGIVIVDQHAAHERLVYERMKLALAEEGIKRQALLIPEVVELDEAAADRLLERTAELAELGLIIEAFGPGAIVVRETPSLLGNTDVAGLVRDLADDLEEYGQTLSLQDKLADVCGTMACHGSVRAGRRLNPSEMDALLRQMEATPHSGQCNHGRPTYVELKLNDIERLFGRR; encoded by the coding sequence ATGACCATTCGTCTTCTTCCGCCTGACCTCGTCAATCGTATTGCCGCAGGTGAAGTGATTGAACGGCCGGCTTCGGCTGTAAAGGAACTGGTTGAGAACGCCGTCGATGCCGGTGCGCATCAGATTGATGTGGTCATGACCGATGGTGGCCGCGGCATGATCAGCGTTACCGACGATGGCTGTGGTATGTCGCATGACGAGCTTCTGCTGGCGATCGAACGGCACGCAACCTCGAAAATGCCGGAAGAGGATCTTTGGCATATATCGACGCTTGGTTTTCGGGGGGAAGCTCTGCCTTCAATTGCCTCTGTCAGCCGGATGACCATAACCAGTCGCGCAAGTGGCAGTAATGAAGCCTGGATGCTGGCGATTGCGGCGGGCGAGATCACGCCGCCAGCGCCGGCCAGTATTGCAGCGGGGACACGGATTGAAGTCCGTGATCTGTTTTTTCGGACACCGGCCCGCCTGAAGTTCCTCAAACAGGCGCGGACTGAACAGAATTATGCGGTCGATGCCCTGCAACGCCTTGCGATGGCGCATCCGGAAGTCGGTTTCACATTGTCTGATGGACAACGTCAGGTCCTGAAATTACCCCGTATCGAAAACCTGCTGACCGGCGCCGGTGAAGATACCCGTCTCGACCGGCTGGCCGCGGTCATGGGGCGTGAATTTGCGGATAATGCCCTGCCAATACAGGCGGAACGGGAAGGCATTCGCCTGTCCGGTTATGCGGGACTGCCAACCCTCAACCGGGGGAATGCACGGCAGCAGTTTCTGTTCGTCAACGGGCGACCGGTCAATGACCGGCTGTTACACGGGGCGGTGCGCGGGGCATACCGGGATTTTCTGGCGCATGACCGGCATCCGCAGGTCGCGCTGTTTGTCGACCTGCCGCATGAGCAGGTCGATGTGAATGTTCATCCGACAAAAGCTGAGGTCAGGTTCCGTGATCCCGGTCTGGTTCGTGGACTGATTGTCAGCGGGCTGAAGCATGCGCTGGCTGAGGCCGGACACCGGTCATCGACGACAACGGGTCTGGCTGCGCTGGGCAAGGCGGTGCCGGAAGGCGGACATCAGCTACCGTTCCAGGGGGGCGGTGGTGGTTATGGGCATGGCGCCAGCTGGCCGGGTCGGGCCGTTGTTGACCGGGCTTTTGCCATGCAGGCCCCGGCTGGCGGGGGAATGGCAGAGCCTCAGTCCGGATTTGCACCGGCAGCCCGTGCTTACGAGCCGGCACCGGTGGTGAACGGAGAGGACGCAGCAGCACGCGTGTCCTATCCGCTGGGCGCCGCACGCGGGCAGTTGCATGAAACCTACATCATCTCACAGACCGTTGATGGCATTGTCATCGTCGACCAGCATGCCGCCCATGAACGTCTGGTTTATGAACGGATGAAGCTGGCGCTGGCGGAAGAAGGTATCAAACGGCAGGCGCTGCTGATACCGGAAGTGGTGGAGCTGGATGAGGCTGCCGCTGACCGCCTGCTTGAACGTACTGCCGAACTGGCCGAACTCGGGCTGATTATTGAAGCCTTTGGTCCGGGGGCAATTGTGGTACGGGAGACGCCGTCACTGCTGGGTAATACCGATGTTGCCGGGCTGGTGCGTGATCTTGCTGATGATCTTGAGGAGTATGGCCAGACACTGTCCCTGCAGGACAAGCTGGCGGATGTCTGTGGAACGATGGCCTGTCATGGTTCCGTACGTGCCGGGCGCAGGCTCAATCCCTCAGAGATGGATGCCCTGTTGCGCCAGATGGAGGCAACACCCCATTCCGGGCAGTGCAATCATGGCCGTCCGACCTATGTCGAACTCAAGCTGAACGATATCGAACGACTGTTCGGACGAAGGTAA
- a CDS encoding pseudouridine synthase, producing MSEKKGERIAKRIARAGLASRREAEKWISDGRVVVNGHKIDSPALNVTETDIVVVDGKPLGAPERVRLWRYHKPAGLVTTNKDPEGRSTIFEKLPRELPRVITVGRLDINSEGLLLLTNDGDLARRLELPSNNWLRRYRVRANGRTTPEMLAGLVNGVTVEGVRYGPVIASLDMEKGANTWLTVAIREGKNREVRKLMDHIGMTVNRLIRISYGPFQLGTLVRSGVEEVPPRVMRDQLGADTAPPPKRHGHK from the coding sequence ATGTCAGAGAAAAAAGGCGAACGTATCGCCAAGCGGATAGCCCGGGCGGGATTAGCCTCGCGCCGCGAAGCCGAAAAATGGATCAGTGACGGTCGGGTTGTGGTGAATGGCCACAAGATCGACAGCCCCGCGCTGAATGTAACGGAAACAGATATCGTTGTCGTTGACGGTAAACCTCTTGGCGCGCCTGAACGGGTGCGCCTGTGGCGATATCACAAACCAGCCGGGCTGGTGACCACCAACAAGGATCCGGAAGGCCGCTCAACGATCTTTGAGAAGCTGCCGCGTGAATTGCCGCGTGTCATCACTGTCGGACGGCTCGACATCAATTCGGAAGGTTTGCTGTTGCTGACCAATGACGGCGATCTGGCCCGGCGGCTGGAACTGCCGTCAAACAACTGGCTGCGTCGCTACCGGGTCCGTGCTAATGGCCGCACAACACCGGAAATGCTGGCCGGACTGGTAAATGGCGTAACCGTCGAGGGTGTCCGCTATGGTCCGGTGATTGCCTCACTGGACATGGAGAAAGGTGCCAACACCTGGCTTACCGTTGCCATTCGTGAGGGCAAGAACCGTGAAGTCAGGAAACTGATGGACCATATCGGTATGACCGTGAACCGGCTGATCCGGATTTCCTATGGTCCGTTCCAGCTTGGTACGCTTGTCCGCAGCGGCGTCGAGGAAGTACCGCCCCGTGTCATGCGTGACCAGCTTGGTGCTGATACAGCACCACCTCCCAAACGGCATGGTCATAAGTGA
- the purD gene encoding phosphoribosylamine--glycine ligase, with amino-acid sequence MKVLVVGSGGREHALCWSISASPLCDELFCAPGNAGIAETATCVDISVDDIAGLTGFARDNAIDFVVVGPEGPLVAGLADRLREAGIKVFGPSAAAAELEGSKGFSKDICQKYGIPTAAYGRFTDADSARAYIRQQGAPIVVKADGLAAGKGVTVAMTLDEALSAIDSIMVDQSFGNAGAEVVIEEFMEGEEASFFALVDGDNALPLVAAQDHKRVGDGDIGPNTGGMGAYSPAPVVDAAMTDRIMKEIVLPTVEAMKAEGCPYSGVLFVGLMINEEGPRVIEYNVRFGDPECQVLMMRLMSDILPALLATADGVLDDFALQWYEDTAMVVVMAAEGYPGSYSKGTAIRGLKDATEDDQDRMIFHAGTAVENGQVVAVGGRVLGVAGMGPTIEDARSKAYATVDRIDWPEGFCRRDIGWRALKS; translated from the coding sequence ATGAAGGTACTGGTTGTTGGCTCTGGCGGCCGTGAACATGCGCTTTGCTGGTCCATTTCGGCATCGCCCCTCTGTGACGAATTATTCTGTGCGCCGGGCAATGCGGGTATCGCCGAAACCGCCACCTGCGTGGACATCAGTGTTGATGACATCGCCGGGCTGACAGGGTTTGCCCGGGACAATGCCATCGACTTCGTGGTTGTCGGCCCGGAAGGCCCGCTGGTCGCCGGACTGGCCGACCGGTTGCGGGAAGCCGGAATCAAGGTCTTTGGACCTTCTGCGGCAGCCGCCGAACTTGAAGGATCCAAAGGTTTTTCAAAGGATATCTGCCAGAAATATGGCATTCCGACCGCCGCCTATGGCCGGTTCACGGATGCCGATTCGGCCCGCGCCTATATCCGCCAGCAGGGCGCACCCATTGTGGTCAAGGCTGATGGCCTGGCTGCCGGCAAGGGCGTCACCGTCGCCATGACCCTCGACGAAGCCCTGAGCGCCATTGACAGCATCATGGTTGACCAGTCGTTCGGCAATGCCGGCGCAGAAGTTGTCATTGAGGAATTCATGGAGGGGGAAGAAGCCAGCTTCTTCGCTCTGGTCGATGGTGACAATGCATTGCCCCTGGTTGCCGCACAGGACCACAAGCGGGTGGGCGACGGCGACATTGGCCCGAATACGGGTGGCATGGGCGCCTACAGCCCGGCCCCTGTCGTCGATGCCGCCATGACCGACCGGATCATGAAAGAAATCGTGCTGCCGACCGTTGAAGCCATGAAAGCTGAGGGATGCCCGTACAGCGGCGTTCTGTTCGTCGGACTGATGATCAACGAAGAAGGCCCCCGGGTTATTGAATACAATGTCCGGTTCGGTGATCCGGAATGTCAGGTGCTGATGATGCGGCTGATGTCTGACATCCTTCCCGCTTTGCTGGCCACCGCCGACGGTGTTCTCGATGACTTTGCGCTGCAATGGTATGAAGACACAGCCATGGTCGTTGTGATGGCCGCTGAAGGCTATCCCGGCAGCTACAGCAAAGGAACAGCAATCAGGGGGCTGAAAGACGCGACTGAAGACGATCAGGACCGGATGATTTTCCACGCGGGGACCGCAGTAGAAAATGGGCAGGTCGTTGCGGTTGGCGGACGGGTGCTCGGCGTCGCCGGAATGGGGCCAACGATTGAGGATGCCCGTTCTAAAGCCTATGCAACAGTTGACCGGATTGACTGGCCGGAAGGGTTTTGCCGGCGCGATATCGGCTGGCGGGCGCTTAAATCCTGA
- a CDS encoding insulinase family protein, giving the protein MRSIMLYFRSALIVVAVCVTSSLAYAVEVQSVVSPGGIRAWLVRDVSVPLISMSFEFKGGTALDPDGKEGLANMVSALLDEGAADMDSQTFQGKLEDLSVSIGFSASRSSFSGRLQTLSRHQDEAFRLLTVALASPRFDEKPVERIRTQIISGLKAQEKNPDAIAGRVFAKHIYGSHPFSKPSQGLEDTVKAITRDDLVSFTKRRFAKDNLIVGVVGDISPEKLAGILDRVFGGLPDAAASWDIPELDPAFDGGVLVEKLDIPQSRVLFAQPGIARDDPDYYATYVANHILGGGGFSSRLYTEVREKRGLAYSASSYLSTGEVVNILAGSAGTQNSRVAETVDVIRDVWQKMQEEGPTDDEITAAIQYLTGSWPLNFDRSASIAGMLVTVQSLDLGIDYLDRRNDYLTSLKPGEIRTAIQKLLNPERLTFVIVGEPDPPVHGQ; this is encoded by the coding sequence ATGCGCAGTATCATGTTATATTTCCGATCTGCGCTGATCGTTGTAGCGGTTTGTGTCACGTCGTCGCTGGCTTATGCGGTCGAGGTTCAGTCGGTGGTCAGTCCCGGTGGTATCCGGGCATGGCTGGTGCGCGATGTCTCGGTTCCTCTGATTTCCATGAGTTTTGAATTCAAAGGCGGGACGGCGCTTGATCCGGATGGCAAGGAGGGACTGGCGAATATGGTCTCTGCCCTGTTGGATGAGGGGGCTGCCGATATGGACAGTCAGACCTTTCAGGGAAAACTCGAAGACCTGTCGGTCTCCATCGGGTTCAGCGCGTCACGCAGCAGCTTTTCCGGGCGTCTGCAAACTCTGTCCCGGCATCAGGACGAAGCCTTTCGCCTGTTGACGGTGGCCCTTGCCAGTCCACGGTTTGATGAGAAGCCGGTTGAACGTATTCGCACCCAGATCATCAGTGGCCTGAAAGCGCAGGAGAAGAATCCCGATGCGATTGCCGGGAGGGTTTTTGCAAAACATATCTATGGTTCCCACCCGTTCTCAAAGCCGTCACAAGGGCTTGAAGATACGGTAAAAGCGATTACGCGTGATGATCTCGTCAGCTTTACCAAGCGCCGCTTTGCCAAAGATAATCTGATTGTCGGGGTCGTCGGCGATATATCGCCGGAAAAACTGGCCGGTATTCTGGACAGGGTATTTGGCGGATTGCCGGATGCGGCGGCTTCATGGGATATTCCGGAACTTGATCCCGCCTTTGACGGGGGTGTTCTGGTTGAAAAACTGGATATCCCGCAAAGCCGGGTTCTGTTTGCCCAGCCGGGCATAGCTCGTGATGACCCGGATTATTACGCGACCTATGTAGCCAACCACATTCTTGGTGGCGGCGGGTTCTCCTCACGTCTTTATACGGAAGTTCGGGAGAAACGCGGGCTGGCCTATTCGGCTTCCAGTTACCTGAGCACAGGTGAAGTTGTGAATATTCTGGCGGGCAGCGCCGGTACTCAGAACAGCCGCGTTGCAGAGACCGTCGATGTGATACGTGATGTCTGGCAGAAGATGCAGGAAGAGGGGCCGACGGATGATGAAATTACCGCAGCTATCCAGTATCTGACCGGTTCCTGGCCGCTGAATTTTGATCGCAGCGCATCAATTGCAGGTATGCTGGTGACGGTTCAGTCCCTTGATCTGGGAATTGATTATCTCGACCGGCGCAATGATTACCTGACGTCTCTGAAGCCGGGTGAAATCAGAACAGCGATTCAAAAATTACTGAACCCGGAGCGCCTGACTTTCGTTATTGTCGGTGAGCCCGACCCGCCGGTTCATGGTCAGTAA